From Spirosoma aerolatum, one genomic window encodes:
- a CDS encoding ROK family transcriptional regulator, which produces MLSSATPEGNLLTTKRSIVAFKKNQQVKKALLHLYQEGSLTLAKLAELLNTSIPSATQIIDQLTDDGWVNTVGTVSGNNGRRPVLFSLNPAGHYAVILDSNTHDTTLLLVNPLREIIFQQRVDMALENSPRFSEFLVSFVNEAVTESGIDKSSIVGVGLSLPGLIDSQHGLNLSYANLTLPDQSLTAWLEQQWGLPVFMINDTKATALGEHRFGSSVGKQHALTINIDWGVGLGIIINGEVFHGASGFAGELGHIQVAPQGELCYCGKIGCLDTLTSASSLVKRVQREVKAGQATKLAVFHDDPSQITISHVIQAASQGDTFAIDQLHETGYQLGKGLAIAVTLFNPEIIVIDGVLAEASLFITNSIKLAINKHCLSGFRNNLLVEVTQLNGAAKWLGTHAHVLESLFADT; this is translated from the coding sequence ATGCTCTCATCTGCCACTCCGGAAGGAAATCTTCTTACTACCAAACGCTCCATTGTTGCTTTTAAAAAAAACCAACAGGTTAAGAAAGCACTTCTCCATCTGTATCAGGAAGGCTCTTTGACACTGGCGAAGCTAGCCGAATTATTAAATACCAGTATTCCATCGGCCACCCAGATTATCGACCAGTTGACGGATGATGGCTGGGTCAATACCGTCGGAACGGTATCAGGTAATAATGGTCGGCGGCCTGTTCTTTTTAGCCTGAATCCAGCAGGTCATTACGCTGTTATTCTGGATAGTAATACGCACGATACTACCTTGCTGCTGGTAAACCCACTACGGGAGATTATTTTTCAACAGCGTGTCGACATGGCACTGGAAAACAGTCCACGTTTTTCAGAATTTCTGGTATCGTTCGTTAATGAAGCCGTTACCGAGTCAGGTATCGATAAATCCAGCATCGTCGGGGTTGGCCTATCGTTACCCGGTCTGATCGATTCACAGCATGGACTTAACTTAAGCTATGCTAACCTGACTTTACCCGATCAGTCGCTTACAGCCTGGCTGGAGCAGCAGTGGGGTTTGCCTGTGTTTATGATTAACGATACCAAAGCCACCGCTTTGGGTGAACATCGGTTTGGGAGCAGTGTGGGTAAACAACACGCGCTGACCATCAATATCGACTGGGGGGTGGGTTTAGGCATTATTATCAATGGCGAGGTTTTTCATGGTGCTTCGGGCTTTGCGGGCGAACTGGGGCACATCCAGGTAGCTCCTCAGGGTGAGTTATGCTATTGCGGGAAAATAGGTTGTCTGGATACATTGACCTCTGCATCGTCGCTCGTTAAGCGAGTACAGCGAGAAGTGAAGGCTGGTCAGGCAACCAAACTAGCGGTCTTCCACGACGATCCAAGCCAGATTACGATCAGCCACGTGATCCAGGCAGCTTCTCAGGGTGATACCTTTGCCATCGATCAACTGCACGAAACAGGCTATCAGCTTGGCAAAGGACTGGCCATTGCCGTTACGTTGTTCAATCCCGAGATAATTGTGATCGACGGTGTACTGGCCGAAGCGTCTCTGTTCATCACCAATTCCATCAAGCTAGCCATTAATAAACATTGCCTGAGTGGCTTCCGCAATAATTTACTGGTTGAGGTTACGCAACTAAATGGTGCGGCCAAGTGGTTAGGTACACATGCGCATGTGCTCGAAAGCCTATTCGCCGATACCTGA
- a CDS encoding SusC/RagA family TonB-linked outer membrane protein — MAKTVLRLIILLLVISSPVLAQTISGKVTTTTDGQPLPGVSIVVKGSNTGTVTDAEGKYSIASGRNRTLVFSYIGYKTKEVAIDNRTTVDVTLEEDATMLNEFVVTALGIKKEERALGYATAIVNNDQLVKTATPNFATALYGKAPGVTINATPGGATSAVNINIRGLSSITGNTQPLIVMDGIPIRNGEARNNDYWGDQRIRGNGILDLNPADIENLSILKGASAAALYGSEAVNGVILVTTKSGKGRKGLGIDFSASYSVDKIAYLPRYQNVRGPGYMLNYNNGGQDANGFIYYDTNGDGKGDTRGLLNATVNFGPKFDGQPVMAFDGVIRPYSASNNSYADLFQSANSANINLAISKATENSSIRFSYTRQDNGMISYKAKNEKNIMNLNASFNESKNLKTDLVVNYINQYTHNRPYKVDRMINNFSGMMNRFESADWYFNKYQTSLGYKYVTGTNQSLTPNENIIRNGFKTDIGDYVWSTRANTYDEYSNRVIASVTQNWEIVPNLNLRGRLGTDFTSERIEDKQRSSIPLAFGYSGSFGLSNNLYSNVYTDVLLSYTKKLNDDITLSAMGGYNAYKQLNTLMTRSTNGGLSTENFFDLSASVNTVGGSSSRDRWVRDAFLGTVNFNYKDVVYVEGTLRRDKTSTLAPGNNAFVYPSVNSSFIISELFKLPTAISYAKLRASYGIVGNYPAIYRANNAYTQGNLSVQQSGGSSVLYTNISSDYGNDKIRPEQKREFEFGLETRLFKDRLRVDLAYYNAQIVDQILPLTIAASSGAKSVLANIGTLRNQGLEMALNIAPIRTSDFRWDLTLNLAKNTNKVEKLANGSTELLHADYDGNAAQLRSIVGQPMGDIYVHGILTNAQGQKIVGPNGIYQLDGNNWIKAGNAMPKLTGGLLNNFTYKGITLDVIADFRFGGAIMPTGINWMTSRGLTEESLTAMDAEHGGLAYYVDANGKGVQTTGAAGPNGETVYHDGMLMDGVLATGEKNTNIVSQAVYYNSTYNWGGPQYGSARYELYVKDNTYIKMREISLGYRLPAAFTRKIGTQNLTLSVFGRNLFFIYRTIKDMDAEQANTGTRWTDNISNAGNNPSFRTMGVMLRASF, encoded by the coding sequence ATGGCAAAAACTGTACTTAGGCTTATTATCTTACTGTTGGTAATAAGTAGCCCCGTACTGGCGCAGACCATTTCGGGTAAAGTTACCACAACAACGGATGGGCAGCCCTTGCCGGGCGTTTCCATTGTGGTAAAAGGGTCCAATACGGGTACTGTAACGGATGCTGAAGGTAAATACAGCATTGCGTCTGGTCGGAACAGAACGCTGGTGTTCTCCTACATTGGCTACAAAACCAAAGAAGTAGCCATCGACAATCGTACAACGGTCGATGTAACCCTGGAAGAAGATGCTACGATGCTGAATGAATTTGTCGTTACAGCGTTGGGTATCAAGAAAGAGGAACGGGCATTGGGATACGCTACGGCCATTGTGAACAATGATCAACTGGTGAAAACGGCTACTCCAAACTTTGCCACCGCTCTGTACGGAAAGGCTCCAGGGGTAACGATCAACGCGACACCGGGTGGTGCTACCAGTGCTGTAAACATCAATATTCGTGGTCTGTCGTCGATTACGGGTAATACGCAGCCGCTGATCGTGATGGACGGTATCCCCATTCGGAACGGCGAAGCCCGAAATAACGACTACTGGGGTGATCAACGGATTCGGGGTAACGGTATCCTGGACCTGAACCCAGCCGATATTGAAAACCTGTCGATCCTGAAAGGAGCTTCGGCAGCCGCTCTGTATGGCTCCGAAGCGGTGAACGGAGTTATTCTGGTTACGACCAAAAGTGGCAAAGGCCGGAAAGGCCTGGGCATCGACTTCAGCGCCAGCTATAGTGTCGATAAAATCGCCTATCTGCCCCGTTATCAGAATGTTCGTGGCCCTGGTTACATGCTGAACTACAACAATGGCGGGCAGGATGCCAATGGTTTTATTTATTACGATACCAATGGGGATGGGAAAGGGGATACGCGAGGTCTGCTTAACGCGACCGTAAACTTCGGGCCTAAATTCGATGGTCAGCCTGTCATGGCATTCGATGGGGTTATTCGCCCATACTCGGCATCAAACAACAGCTACGCTGACCTGTTCCAGAGTGCAAACAGTGCCAACATCAACCTTGCAATTTCGAAGGCTACTGAAAACTCGTCGATTCGTTTTTCGTATACCCGTCAGGACAACGGCATGATCAGCTACAAAGCGAAAAACGAAAAGAATATCATGAACCTGAATGCCAGCTTCAATGAGAGCAAAAATCTGAAGACGGATCTGGTCGTGAACTACATCAATCAATATACCCACAATCGCCCGTACAAAGTTGACCGGATGATCAACAACTTCTCCGGGATGATGAACCGCTTTGAGTCGGCCGATTGGTATTTCAACAAGTATCAGACCAGCCTGGGGTATAAATATGTAACCGGCACCAACCAGAGCCTGACTCCGAACGAAAACATTATTCGGAATGGATTCAAAACGGACATTGGTGACTATGTATGGAGTACGCGGGCGAATACCTACGATGAATACAGCAACCGGGTTATTGCCAGCGTTACTCAGAACTGGGAAATCGTACCGAATCTGAACCTGCGTGGTCGTCTGGGAACCGATTTTACCTCGGAGCGTATCGAAGACAAACAACGGAGTTCAATCCCGCTGGCGTTTGGATACTCGGGTTCGTTCGGACTAAGCAACAACCTGTATAGCAATGTCTATACCGACGTATTGCTGTCGTATACCAAGAAATTGAACGACGATATCACGCTTTCGGCAATGGGTGGGTATAACGCCTATAAGCAGTTGAATACGTTGATGACCCGGTCGACCAATGGTGGTCTGAGCACGGAGAATTTCTTCGATCTGTCGGCTTCTGTAAACACCGTAGGTGGTAGCAGCTCGCGGGATCGTTGGGTGCGCGATGCTTTCCTGGGTACCGTGAATTTCAACTACAAAGACGTAGTATATGTAGAAGGAACGTTGCGCCGGGATAAAACATCGACGCTGGCTCCTGGCAACAACGCGTTCGTTTACCCATCTGTAAATTCGTCGTTCATCATCAGCGAACTGTTTAAATTGCCTACAGCTATCAGCTATGCCAAACTGCGGGCATCATACGGTATCGTGGGTAATTACCCCGCTATCTATCGCGCCAACAATGCTTATACGCAGGGTAACCTAAGCGTACAGCAGTCGGGCGGAAGCTCTGTATTGTATACGAACATCAGCAGCGATTATGGCAACGACAAAATTCGGCCTGAACAGAAGCGTGAGTTTGAATTTGGTTTAGAAACCCGCCTATTCAAAGATCGGTTACGTGTCGACCTGGCTTACTATAATGCACAAATCGTAGATCAGATTCTGCCACTGACCATTGCCGCTTCGTCGGGTGCCAAATCGGTACTGGCCAACATCGGTACACTGCGCAACCAGGGTCTGGAAATGGCGTTGAACATCGCCCCCATTCGAACGAGCGATTTCCGTTGGGATCTGACGCTGAACCTGGCCAAAAATACCAACAAGGTAGAAAAGCTGGCCAACGGTTCTACCGAGCTTCTGCATGCGGATTATGATGGGAATGCTGCTCAGCTCCGTTCAATCGTGGGGCAGCCAATGGGCGACATCTACGTACATGGAATCCTGACCAATGCGCAAGGCCAGAAAATTGTCGGTCCGAACGGTATCTATCAACTGGACGGTAACAACTGGATCAAGGCTGGTAACGCTATGCCAAAACTGACGGGTGGTTTGCTGAACAACTTCACCTATAAAGGAATTACGCTGGATGTGATTGCTGATTTCCGTTTTGGTGGCGCCATCATGCCGACGGGTATCAACTGGATGACCTCGCGTGGATTGACCGAAGAGAGCCTGACGGCTATGGATGCCGAGCATGGTGGATTAGCTTACTATGTCGATGCGAACGGTAAAGGCGTACAAACTACAGGTGCAGCCGGACCTAACGGCGAAACCGTTTACCACGATGGTATGCTGATGGATGGTGTACTGGCTACTGGCGAAAAGAATACCAATATTGTTTCGCAGGCAGTTTACTACAACTCGACCTACAACTGGGGTGGCCCACAGTATGGCAGCGCCCGGTACGAACTGTACGTAAAGGATAACACCTACATCAAAATGCGGGAGATCTCGCTTGGCTATCGACTGCCTGCTGCCTTTACCCGTAAGATCGGTACGCAAAACCTGACGTTGTCAGTATTTGGCCGGAACCTGTTCTTCATCTACAGAACCATCAAAGATATGGATGCTGAACAGGCCAACACCGGAACCCGCTGGACCGATAACATCAGCAATGCCGGAAACAACCCATCTTTCCGTACAATGGGCGTCATGCTACGGGCTAGCTTCTAA
- a CDS encoding SusD/RagB family nutrient-binding outer membrane lipoprotein gives MKKKHISLLLLSGMLLANVACKDSEFTEAYPDPSKISTTTVEKQFTGVLYASRDYVLPGYRFYFVTLRTSLNRYNQAVGWPNESGQYVPGSSGVEDVWYNYYNVLAQYRELQKVYASKPTDQQKELRIFMLSAAVFVYDYTAKLVDLFGPIPFSQAGLLSTNGGDYQTSSAKFDTADGIYTFLLDDLKSIATEMNTITLNAGYQKSFQTQDFLNKGDLSLWKRYTNSLRLRLLNRVSDVDAFKSRSNSEIAEILGNPNTYPVVETNAQNIQMNVYDINTDINSKGFRDGIEGDGWYGNTAGKAIIDNMNANNDPRLPVLFEPGANAGGKYVGVDPMATSATQTAQINGGQIAIYNRYTLSRNQFFPGILINAAQVNLIKAEYYLRTNNDAAAKTAYETAITQSVQFYNGILALTNATGITGSAKPAAATDASIASYIAGNGVSWTKAATSADKLKLIATQKWLHYNLVQPYENWSDVRRLDYPVLSFWTDNSNNQTLPPVKWTIPGNEITYNTANYETVRASDKLTTKVFWDVK, from the coding sequence ATGAAAAAGAAACATATATCATTACTGCTTTTATCAGGAATGCTCCTGGCAAACGTAGCCTGTAAGGATTCAGAGTTTACCGAAGCCTATCCTGATCCTTCCAAGATTTCGACGACAACGGTTGAAAAGCAATTCACCGGCGTTCTGTATGCAAGCCGTGATTATGTCCTGCCGGGCTATCGGTTCTACTTCGTTACACTGCGTACATCCCTGAACCGCTACAACCAGGCTGTGGGCTGGCCTAACGAATCAGGTCAGTATGTACCGGGTTCGTCGGGTGTGGAAGATGTCTGGTATAACTACTACAACGTACTGGCGCAGTACCGTGAACTGCAGAAAGTCTATGCGTCAAAGCCGACTGATCAGCAGAAAGAACTGCGCATATTTATGCTGAGTGCTGCGGTATTTGTGTACGATTACACGGCAAAACTGGTTGACCTGTTTGGGCCAATTCCTTTCAGCCAGGCGGGTTTGTTAAGCACAAATGGGGGTGATTACCAGACGTCGAGTGCTAAGTTCGATACGGCCGATGGTATTTACACTTTCCTGCTGGACGATCTGAAAAGCATCGCCACCGAAATGAATACAATCACGCTGAATGCTGGCTACCAGAAGTCGTTCCAGACCCAGGATTTCCTCAACAAAGGCGATCTGTCGCTGTGGAAACGGTATACCAACTCGCTACGTTTGCGTCTGCTAAACCGGGTTTCGGATGTTGATGCGTTTAAATCGCGTTCAAATTCAGAAATCGCTGAAATTCTGGGCAATCCGAATACCTATCCGGTTGTTGAGACGAATGCGCAGAACATCCAGATGAATGTTTATGATATCAACACCGATATCAATTCCAAAGGCTTCCGCGATGGTATTGAAGGCGATGGCTGGTATGGTAATACGGCTGGTAAGGCAATCATCGACAACATGAATGCCAATAATGACCCACGTCTGCCTGTACTGTTTGAACCCGGTGCCAATGCTGGTGGAAAATACGTAGGTGTTGATCCAATGGCTACGTCGGCTACCCAGACAGCACAAATCAATGGCGGTCAGATTGCGATCTATAACCGCTATACGCTGAGTCGTAATCAGTTCTTTCCTGGTATTCTGATCAATGCAGCTCAGGTCAATCTGATCAAGGCAGAATATTACCTGCGGACCAATAACGATGCTGCTGCCAAAACGGCTTATGAAACGGCCATCACTCAGTCGGTTCAGTTCTACAATGGCATTCTGGCCCTTACCAATGCGACTGGTATTACGGGGTCGGCGAAGCCCGCAGCCGCTACTGATGCCTCTATTGCCTCCTACATTGCAGGCAATGGAGTAAGCTGGACTAAAGCGGCTACAAGTGCTGATAAATTGAAGCTGATTGCCACCCAGAAATGGTTGCATTATAACCTGGTTCAGCCCTATGAAAACTGGTCGGATGTTCGCCGTTTAGATTACCCAGTACTGAGTTTCTGGACCGATAACTCGAACAATCAGACCTTGCCCCCCGTGAAGTGGACCATTCCAGGTAACGAGATCACGTACAACACCGCCAACTACGAGACCGTACGGGCATCTGATAAGTTAACCACCAAGGTTTTCTGGGATGTGAAGTAA
- a CDS encoding glycoside hydrolase family 18 protein: MKSHFQIVVNSLAACLIGLCFIHSTKAIAQSAPKRYVLIGYVSGNGWTKEQIDARKLTHINYAFAVPAQNGEFAPISPKDSANLVALTSLRAVNKDLKILISVGGWGGCKYFSDAALTDASRQKFAASAVAFLKKYKLDGVDIDWEYPAQIGAGNIFRPEDKGNFTLFLKAIRDQLDKQGQGDKRTGSNHYLLTAATGGDTAFVSHTNLGEAQRYLDYVNIMTYDLYHGNDKVTGHHSPLAQSKKGDQSRNSSMSAVDGHIKAGVPARKIVLGIPFYGRGWSDVRPVDNGLYQPSTGKHSFLSHDELVDKYINKNGFVRYWDADAKAPYLWNPTSRTFISYADTESFIPKLNYVKQKGLGGIMFWEYIYDLKHKALLDTVVNGLN, translated from the coding sequence GTGAAGTCACATTTTCAGATCGTAGTCAATTCGTTGGCCGCTTGTCTCATCGGCCTGTGTTTTATTCATTCTACAAAGGCTATAGCTCAGTCTGCCCCAAAACGATACGTACTTATTGGATACGTAAGCGGTAACGGATGGACCAAAGAGCAGATTGACGCCCGTAAATTGACCCACATCAACTACGCCTTTGCCGTTCCGGCACAAAACGGTGAATTTGCGCCTATTTCCCCAAAAGATTCGGCTAATCTGGTGGCGCTAACATCGCTCCGGGCCGTTAACAAAGACCTGAAAATACTGATCTCGGTTGGTGGCTGGGGCGGTTGTAAGTACTTTTCCGATGCCGCTCTGACTGACGCTTCCCGGCAGAAATTTGCGGCCAGCGCGGTGGCTTTTCTGAAAAAATATAAGCTCGACGGTGTTGACATCGATTGGGAGTATCCTGCGCAAATTGGTGCCGGAAACATTTTTCGGCCCGAAGACAAGGGCAATTTTACGTTGTTTCTCAAAGCAATCCGGGATCAGCTCGACAAGCAGGGGCAAGGCGATAAGCGCACGGGCTCCAATCACTATCTGCTGACGGCCGCTACCGGGGGCGATACGGCTTTTGTGAGCCATACGAACCTGGGCGAAGCGCAACGCTACCTGGATTATGTGAACATCATGACGTATGACCTGTATCATGGCAATGATAAAGTAACTGGGCATCACAGTCCACTGGCACAATCGAAAAAGGGCGATCAATCGCGTAACAGCTCTATGTCGGCGGTGGATGGGCATATTAAGGCAGGGGTTCCGGCTCGTAAAATCGTTTTAGGTATCCCTTTCTATGGGCGCGGCTGGTCCGATGTTCGTCCGGTCGATAACGGTCTATATCAGCCGTCGACGGGCAAGCATTCCTTTCTTAGCCACGATGAACTGGTAGATAAGTACATCAACAAAAATGGGTTTGTACGCTATTGGGATGCCGATGCCAAAGCTCCCTATCTATGGAATCCAACTTCGCGCACGTTTATTTCCTATGCCGATACCGAATCGTTTATTCCCAAACTCAACTACGTGAAACAGAAGGGGCTGGGCGGCATTATGTTCTGGGAATACATTTACGATCTGAAACACAAAGCCTTGCTCGATACCGTTGTGAACGGCCTGAACTAA
- a CDS encoding DUF5020 family protein — translation MKTLLLFFFCLIMLAGQAQQLQLHYDFRHSLDPTLNRTNFTSLSFEYFKNNDSTGSFLLKMQTDFSGENNNIGQLFVQVSRNLRFWRPKVYLALTYSGGLGVAPPSFGYYLTNTFGLGAAYPFQWRGAWFSTSLVYRYNAFPKPSYDPQLTFYFGKGFFNYRLMIAGSLVAWSENRNQGNDFTKGLAGKKVAFFGDPQCWVKVGKTVSVGSRINLFYHTLTNENRIQVYPTLALKNQF, via the coding sequence ATGAAAACGCTGCTTCTGTTTTTTTTCTGTTTAATTATGCTGGCTGGTCAAGCGCAACAGCTTCAACTTCATTATGATTTCCGCCATTCGCTCGACCCCACTTTGAACCGAACGAATTTTACCTCCCTTTCTTTTGAATATTTCAAGAACAATGACTCAACTGGCTCGTTTCTCCTGAAAATGCAGACCGACTTTTCGGGCGAAAATAACAACATCGGGCAGCTTTTCGTACAGGTGTCCAGGAATCTACGGTTCTGGCGGCCGAAGGTATATCTGGCGCTGACCTACAGTGGCGGTCTAGGGGTAGCACCGCCATCCTTTGGGTATTACCTCACCAATACGTTTGGCTTGGGTGCCGCTTATCCATTTCAATGGCGTGGTGCCTGGTTCAGTACGAGTCTGGTCTATCGATACAATGCCTTCCCCAAGCCAAGCTACGATCCACAGCTAACGTTTTATTTCGGGAAAGGCTTTTTCAACTATCGGCTCATGATTGCCGGGAGCCTGGTGGCCTGGAGTGAAAACCGCAACCAGGGTAATGATTTTACGAAAGGGCTGGCTGGTAAAAAAGTAGCGTTCTTTGGCGACCCTCAATGCTGGGTTAAAGTAGGCAAAACGGTTTCTGTCGGCTCGCGCATCAACCTGTTTTACCATACCCTAACGAACGAAAACCGGATTCAGGTGTACCCTACACTGGCGTTGAAAAATCAGTTTTAG
- a CDS encoding SRPBCC family protein has translation MQPDAIVYRTVPIKAPLSTVWDSLTNPDLIKRWMWDSDVTIYTDWSVGSPIRIQGDFHGVRFDNKGTVLQYIPERTLEYTYWSTLSEIADAPENYSIVEFSLDAHADQTILMLRQSQFATYAIYKHFEFYWNTTLHILKQLLENPLSTDQN, from the coding sequence ATGCAGCCTGACGCTATAGTATATAGGACAGTGCCCATCAAAGCGCCCCTTTCAACCGTATGGGATTCGTTGACGAACCCCGATTTGATAAAACGATGGATGTGGGATTCCGATGTTACAATCTATACCGACTGGAGCGTCGGCAGTCCAATCCGTATCCAGGGTGATTTCCACGGGGTTCGTTTTGACAATAAGGGGACCGTTTTGCAGTATATCCCAGAGCGTACCCTTGAGTACACCTATTGGAGTACGTTATCCGAAATCGCTGACGCGCCCGAAAACTATTCGATCGTCGAATTTTCGCTGGATGCACATGCCGATCAGACGATCCTTATGCTTCGGCAAAGCCAGTTCGCGACCTACGCCATCTACAAACACTTCGAATTCTATTGGAACACAACGCTTCACATCCTGAAGCAACTGCTGGAGAACCCTCTTTCAACAGACCAGAATTAG
- a CDS encoding FG-GAP repeat domain-containing protein encodes MVPLKAGLLLFIAIGIVSFASIDQDFTPVRQVKVVKDSALIGKQLASRYCGSCHLVPEPELLDKKTWTTRVLPIMAMRLGLKLPGQDTLQSLSPEEENAIRPLHIYPETPVLSMSDWEKIVSYYEQTAPEAPLPQKSHAPIKDSLPLFTIKALSLGDKPVPQTTLLKYDSNKGQLYVGDAQNALYVLDRNLQLADTWWIDTPPTDIDFPQNAPPRLLTIGIFSPSDQHLGRLMTLERSAKPGSSPINIKELPRPVQFAASDLNGDGRQDALICGFGNNAGKLFWYDGLDPTKEHVLKALPGARNVQIADFNHDKKPDIMVLMAQAREEVTIFYNQGKGQFTEKTALRFSPLFGSSYFELVDFNKDGFLDILLANGDNWDYSAIHKNYHGVHIYLNDRKDNFKEAWFFPIYGASKAIARDFDNDGDVDIAATAFYTTLEQPEQSFIYFSNEGKLNFKPFSTPEAAYGKWLTMEAADIDQDGDTDIVLGSYFHTVGEMTQLLYKGITTFPQLLVLENQHQQK; translated from the coding sequence ATGGTTCCCTTAAAAGCGGGTCTGCTTCTTTTCATCGCTATTGGCATTGTCTCTTTTGCCAGTATTGACCAGGATTTCACACCGGTTCGTCAGGTAAAAGTTGTCAAGGATTCGGCCTTAATCGGAAAGCAACTGGCATCGCGTTATTGTGGGAGTTGCCACCTGGTTCCAGAACCGGAGCTTCTGGATAAGAAAACCTGGACCACCCGTGTTTTGCCCATTATGGCCATGCGCCTGGGTCTTAAGCTGCCGGGGCAGGACACGCTCCAGTCACTTTCGCCCGAAGAAGAAAACGCCATCAGACCGCTGCATATTTACCCGGAAACGCCCGTACTATCGATGAGCGACTGGGAAAAAATCGTCAGCTACTACGAACAGACGGCTCCCGAAGCACCTTTACCCCAAAAGTCCCACGCTCCCATAAAGGATAGCCTTCCGCTTTTTACCATTAAAGCGCTATCGCTCGGCGATAAGCCCGTGCCGCAAACAACCCTTTTGAAATATGATAGCAACAAGGGGCAGTTGTACGTAGGTGACGCTCAGAATGCGCTTTATGTACTGGACAGAAATCTCCAACTAGCCGATACCTGGTGGATCGATACCCCACCAACCGATATAGATTTTCCTCAAAACGCCCCTCCACGTCTATTAACCATCGGCATATTCAGCCCATCCGATCAGCATCTGGGCCGACTGATGACGCTGGAACGGTCGGCTAAGCCGGGTTCCTCACCCATCAATATCAAAGAGTTACCCCGTCCGGTTCAGTTTGCAGCCAGCGACCTGAATGGGGATGGCAGGCAGGACGCTCTCATCTGTGGTTTTGGAAATAATGCCGGAAAGCTGTTCTGGTACGATGGGCTCGACCCCACGAAAGAGCATGTTCTGAAGGCATTGCCCGGTGCCCGAAACGTACAGATTGCCGATTTCAACCACGATAAAAAGCCCGATATTATGGTGTTGATGGCCCAGGCACGAGAGGAGGTAACTATCTTCTATAATCAAGGTAAAGGTCAATTCACCGAAAAAACGGCCTTGCGGTTTTCGCCTTTATTCGGGTCCAGCTATTTCGAACTCGTTGATTTCAATAAGGATGGGTTTCTGGATATTCTGCTGGCTAATGGCGATAACTGGGACTATTCGGCCATCCATAAAAATTATCATGGTGTGCACATCTACCTGAACGACCGGAAAGATAACTTCAAAGAGGCCTGGTTTTTCCCCATATACGGAGCCAGCAAAGCCATTGCCCGCGACTTCGATAACGATGGCGATGTTGATATAGCGGCTACTGCTTTTTATACCACACTGGAGCAGCCCGAACAGAGCTTTATTTATTTCTCGAACGAAGGTAAGCTAAACTTTAAACCCTTTAGCACGCCCGAAGCTGCTTACGGAAAATGGCTCACTATGGAAGCCGCCGACATCGATCAGGATGGCGATACCGACATTGTGCTGGGTTCTTATTTTCATACGGTTGGCGAAATGACCCAGCTCCTGTATAAAGGCATTACCACCTTTCCGCAACTGCTCGTGCTGGAAAACCAGCATCAACAAAAATAG